The DNA window TCGTCCGCGGAGGAATTCAAGGCGGCGGCGCACCCTGTCGGCTACAGCGTCCGGCAGATGGCGGCCGATCCTTGTGCGGCAGATTGGAGCGAGCGTTTGGTGCTGGAGCCGATTGGCGTCGCTCCCACTCCGCCGGCGACGCCTGTCGAGCAGCCGCCGCCCATTTCGGAAACGGAACGGGAAGCCAGCGGTCCAGGCAATCAATTGGGGTTATTCTAAATCGACGTACATCCAGTACGGCCGCGGGACGAGGTCTTCCAGGTAGGCTGGCGGATCGTAGTCGAGATCGAACTCGAATGCTCCATAGCGGAAACGGTTTTCGCCTTCCCATTGCACGCCGTTGATTGGCTTGTCGCGGAGGATGCCGCCGACCCACAGGGCGCGGATCTCGTCGGTGGTCAGCCATAAGCTGGCGGCGCTGGCCAGGCCGGTGTAGCTCCAATGCCCCTGCCCGCTCGGGTCGCGGTACATGCAGGAAAGAGCGAGTCCCCTGTTCGCTTTCAAGTCGTCGTAAACAGATTTCAGCGATTGTCGATTGAACGGGGTGAGCATCGTCAAAATAACTCGAGCTGCGTGCGAGGAACGCCGTCTTTAGGATCTCCGTCTGGTTTTGCCGAGGGCGTCGGCGTCGGCTTGGCAATTGCTTGGCGGACCGGCGCGGGACATGCTTCGAGTGGGATCTCCTTGATGAAGCCGCGGCCGTCGAAGCCGGTGCGGTACGCCCGATGGGTTTGCAGACTGAGGCTGTTGGCATGCACGGCGTAGCCATACAGGTTTCGCAGCCCGAGGTTCAGCGCCGTCATTTTCACGCAGCGCAAATCGATGTCCTGGCCGACAAATTCAAACTGGCGGCTCTCTTCGGCGACGGCCAGCAGCATCCGACCGGAGCCGCTGGCGGGATCGCAGACGGTCGGCGTGCGATCGGTCGGCCGTTCAAAATCGCCGAGACTGAGCTTCGCCATCATCCGGGCGATCGGCGACGGGGTGTAATACTGACCGTCTTCGCCATAGGTGATGGCGCCTTGGAACAGATCGCCGAGCACGTCTTTCAACTCGTCGGCCGGATCACTTTCCATCTGGTTGACCGCGGCGGCGAACAGAGCGGCCAGACTATCAACGCCCCGCTCCCCTTTCTTGCCGGCCGTGTGCTTGGCGACAACCTGCAGATACTGCTCTTCCATTCGGCCGCCGGACAGAGCACAAATCGACATTTCCAGAAAATCTTCAAAGACGACCGCCCTGCTCACCGCCGAACGTCGGGCGGCGACTTCCAGCAGCTCAAACAGCTGCCAGGTTTCAGGATATTGAAAGAACTCACGCGGCATGCGGCCGACAATGCCAGAATTCATCGTGGAGCGCAAGTTCGACGATGACAGAGCTGAAGGCACGGCCGGAACGTCGCATCATCGTATCGCCGGGAATACGACGAACTGCAAATACGGCGATACGATTTCCTTCATTCCAGTGCAGGCGGAACGGCCGGGTGGTTTTCCAATCGCTGACGAAGGACGTCATTCCAATCTGCCCCCTCGCCTTCCGGCAAACGAGTGACGATCTGTTTGTCAGGCAGATCTGCTGCTGCGAGCGATGTCTGGATGGCGTACGCCAGCTTTCTGCCGGCGGGATCGTTGTCGGTCGCCAGGAGGATCGTACTGCCGGGCGGCATTTTGGTCGCCGCCGATCGCAAGAGTTCGGACTGGTAAGGGCTGACTTGCCCGGCCGTGCTGAGGAACCGCTTTCGCTCCGTTCCAAAGAGCTGGGCGGCGCTCAAGGCGTCGATCGCCGTTTCACAGATGTAGAGTTCGCAATCATTTGGCCGCGGCCGCGACGCCCACAAACCTTTGACGCCGCCCGGCGCGAAGCCTGTGAAGCCGGCGTTTTTGACCTCGAAGCCGCATATTTCGGCGTCGGAATTCCAGTGCGGGAAGAGGGCGTTTCGTCGTCCGTCGATGCGGATTCGATCCGCGAAGATGGGATCCGCCAGCACTTGTCGCGAGATGTGCCGCTGCTCCAGGTAGGCATGAGCGCCGGGGATTGGCTGGGCTCGCATCCAGGTCGCCAGCACGCGGCCTGCGTCGTGTTCGCTTGGAACCAAGTCCTCGAATAATGGCTGCGTAGGGATGTTCGCCGTGGAACTCCCGCCGGTCCATGACCGCAATGCCTTGCGTACGCCGCCAAGCGTTAGGCGGTCGCGATACTGCAGGAAGTCGATGATGGTGCCCTGGTCGCGATCATCGTGGACGTTAAAGTAAATCCAATGTCGGTTGGCCGCCCTGGCGACAATGATCTTGTCGCCGCTCGGATGCCGCATCACGGCGCTGCTGCGACTGCTGTGGCGACGATCGAGTACAAACCCGCGATCGGCCGCAAATTCGCAGAGGTTGATCTGCGTTTTGAAACCGTTTAATTCATCGCTTCGTCCGGAGATTCCCATACGGAATCGTAGCGCGATCAGACAAGACGAGGCAAGCAAAAAACGGAGGAGGGGCGATAGGAAAAAGAATCGTGAAATCGTCGATACGGCAAACCGTGCTTACGACGATACGCTTTTGCGGTAATTCGTGTCATCGTTAATCCTGAAAAGCGTGGATACGTTCCTGCGACGTTAAGATTTTTCGCATTGTCGTGTTGACGCCGCCAGGTAGCGATAGGCCGTGCGTTCGCTGACGCCGACTGCCCGGGCAACCTCAGCGATGGATAGTCCGCGTTCCCTGAGTTCTTGCACGCGTTCGGGCTTCGCCTTGGTCGTGCCCCGTCTGCGACCTCGATAGACGCCGCGCTTCTTGGCGAGCCGGATGCCGGCCGCTTGCCGTTCACGCCGAAACTCCAATTCGATCTCCGCCAGGCCGAACATGACGCTGGCGATCATCCGTCCCACCGGGCCAGACAGGTCGATCTGTTCGGTCACCGAAACAACGCGAATCCCGGCCTCGCACCAATCGGCCAGCAAATTGACGCCGTCCTTCAAACGGCGGGAGACACGATCGAGTTTCCAGACCACAACCGTTTTCACTTTGCCGTGACCAATGGCTGCCTGCAATTTTTCAAACGCCGGCCGCTGCAGCGTCTTGCCCGTTTCCACATCTTCAAACCAACGAACGGAGTGGGGATCCACGCCGCGGCCGCCGAGCCACCTTTCAATCTCGGCCCTTTGACTCGCATTTTTCTGCTGTCGCGACGACACACGGCAATAGCAAGCGATTTCATTTTCTCGAAGCGGGTCCATCCGCCAACAAGAGTAGACGCATTTTGTCAGTCCGTCACGCTCGAATCAATCGACGGAATCTCGGCCCAAAAAAGCGGAGGAGGGGACGCAACCCTATTTGTCAGGTTCCGACTCCGTCAGCCTTCTCTTTCCTATCGCCCAATAGTCATAACTCGACAGAAACTGCCGTCACATCGAACAGCATCGAACCGTCGTGTGTTTAATAGGTGTTTAATAATGTGTTACGGTCGCCTTGATCACCTACAAGCCTTTGTAATCCAAGCGAAATCAAAGTCGGCCGGTGTGTAAACCATCGAAAAGGCGTGGGTGAAATATCGCTAACAGGTGTGTAAACAATCGAAAGCAACCAGGCGAGTGGGCGGACCATCGAATCAAGTGGGTGAACCGTCGAAATACGCCTGCGGGTGGGTGAAATGTCGAATCCGCTTGACATCGATGCGACTCTTGCGGCAACCTGTCCCAATGATGCCAACCGACAATCATGCTCGCTCCCCACTGCTTCCCGAACGTCATCCCACGCTCGACTTCTTCGTCTGCGATGTGTTCGACGCCGCACCAAAAGGGGACATGGCCTCGATGGAGCACCCGATCTTTTCACTGTCGACCAAGCCCGATCACCGCGTCCGCCGATACGAACACAACGACAACTTCATCGAAGTAAAACCATCCTCCGACGGCTTGGCGACGGTCCACGACCGCGACGTGCTGATCTACTGCATCTCGCAATTGGTCGCTGCCCTCAACCGCCACGAACACGTCTCGCAAGTCGTCCGCTTCCGAGCTCACGATCTGCTCAAAGCCACGAACCGCATGACGAACGGGCAGGGGTACGAAGCCCTCAAAGCCGCCTTCGAGCGTCTCTCCGGCACGCGCATCAGCACCAACATCGTCACCGGCGGCCGAGAAGAGTTTGAAACCTTCGGCCTCATCGAACGAGCGCGGATCGTCCGCGAAACTCGCGACGGCCGCATGCAAGAGATCGAAATCAAGCTCTCCGACTGGGTCTTCGGAGCGATCCAGTCGCAAGAAGTGCTCACCCTCCACCGCGACTACTTCCGCCTCCGCCGTCCGATCGAACGCCGGCTCTACGAACTGGCGCGCAAGCACTGCGGCCGCCAGCCCGAATGGCGTATCTCGCTCGAACTGCTCCGCAAGAAATGCGGCTCGGGCTCGACTCTGAAGGAATTCAAACGCCTGGTCGGAAAAGTCGTCCAAGACGACGCCCGCAACCACCATATGCCCGATTACCGCGTGCGTCTTGAGGAACGCCGAACGAACGCCGAAGACATCGTTGTCTTTGAGAGCCGCGGCACTATCCCGACAAAGTCGACAAGCGAATGCCGTCTCCCGCCGCCGCTTGCGCCGGACACCTACCACACCGCCCGAGTTGTTGCACCCGGCTGGGACGTTCATGAGCTTGAACGACAGTGGCGATCTTGGGCAGAAGCTTCTGGCGCAGAACCGCCTCGCGACGTTAACGCGGCGTTTATTGGATTCTGTCGAAAATGGACAGGGCGGCACTCCCTCTCGCCGAGGCGTCGGTAAAGATAATTGACTGCGATCCGCATCGATTAGCGATTAGAGATTACTCTGGGACAAACTTCACTGGACGCCCGTTCACAAGGCTGCCCGACTCACAGATTGTGATTGTCGCCGTCATCCGAGCCGGCCTTTGGTCGCTCCTCCCAGCTTGAGCGAGCGTTTAATAGTTCGGACCGTTCACCCACTAAAAAACCGGAATGGGCCGCAATTTGACGTTCTTTTCGAAGCGAACTGCGACGATATAATTTCCAATTCACGATCAGGCAGCATTACTAGACGTTTGGAGACGTGGGTATGTGGGGTTTCGTGCGAAAAATTGTTTCAAATTGGCGAATTCAGGGAGAGGTATCCGCCGCTAACATGGCGGCGGATGATTTCCGCCTGAAGGGTGATTTCGAGAATGCGAGACGAGAACTTGAGCGAGCATTGGAGATCGCACGACAACTTCCAGAAGACCGGGCGAAGACTGCTCTCTTCTCCCACCTCCTCGGACGATTGGCTCCAATTCTAGATGACCTCTGCTTGTGGACTGCCGCTCGGGAGACGGGTTTCGCCGCCTTAGAGCACACTCGAAAATTGGCCGAGGAAGATCCGAAATACTATTTGCCGCAGCTTGCGTCCCAGCTAAGCAACCTCGGAAATACACTAGATGATCTGGAAGATTGGCCAGAGGCATTTTCTGCTTATGAAGAGGCAATCTCATATCGCAGGAAGCTTGCTGAGGAGTATGGGGAAGTTTATCGCCCCAAACTTACTTTGACACTCACCGCATATGGCAACGCTTTGCGTCGATCTGGGTCTCCAGAAGAGGCTAGGCAAATTCTGGAGGAAGCACTATCCTTCGCGCCTCAAGAGGATGAGTGCAGTCTTGATTGGCTTGAACTGCGACAGGGTGCGATGGTGCGACTGGCGCACGCTTTCAGCGATCTCGGCGAGTTAGAGGCCTCGAGAGATCTATATCAAGAAGCAATACGCATGCTAGAGAAACTGGGAAGAAAAAGCGATCTTGCCCATGCATTGCAGAGTCTTGGCGCCGTTAATCACAAACTGGGACGATTGGAGGAGTCCCTCTCTGATATTGAACGGTCCATCGAAATCACAATAGAGATTGAGGTTATGTCGCCGGCTAGTCACCTTGCGGACCTAGCGTCTGCTCATAACAACCAAGGGAATATTCTCGCTGAGCTTCGAAGAAACGACGAAGCTCAAGCGTCCTTCTTAGTTGCAATTGATATTCGCCGAAATCTGTCTATCGTCGCCCCAAGGCAACGGCTGGCGCTTGCGCGGTCGCTCAACAACTTCGGTTCCTTTTTACGAACCTCGGGTCAAAGCAATCGGGCTATTCCCGTTCTGGAAGAAGCCAAGGCGATCTTGGAGGAAGAAAACGGCGAGGAAATAGATGAGTGCAGCGAAGTCTTCGCACGAACGTTACACAACTTGGGCGCGGCCAATCTTGACCAGTCGCGGTATGAAAATGGGATCGCCTTCTTGACCCGAGCAGTCACAATTCGGAGGCGACTTTGCGAGCAAGTCAGTGATCGGCTTGCGCCTTTACTTGCACGCTCAATCGAGTGCCGTGCAATCGGGTTCAGCTATGTTGGCGACTTCGAGGCTTCTAGCAGCGATTTTCGTATTGCACTGGAAATTCAGCGGCAAGAGGCCAACTCGAAACGACCGCCTGCAGTTGCTGATTTGGCGGTGAGCCTTAGCAACTATTCCTATACACTCCACCACCTCGGCAAGGTTTCAGAGAGTATACTGGTGCTGGAAGAGGCGTGTATGCTGCAGCGAGACCTCGCGAAGGAATATCCTGATGCGTTTTTGCCGAGCTTGGCGGCGACCTTGGGCAATCTAGCAGCCGAGTTGGTAGAAGCGAATGATCATGTGAGGGGCGTCCAAATTTTTCACGAAGAAATCGACATTCTTCAACAATTGATTGACAACGGAACCAAAGATTTGGAATCGGCCTTGGCAGCCGCCCAGGGCGAGCTTGGCAAGGTTCTAATGTCAACTGAAAAGGGCCTGGATCTTATGCGAAAGGCGGCCGAGTCACTGCAGAGGCTCAGCGAGTCGGATCCGGATTCGCAGCTTGAGCGTCGCCGCTCATTGTTTGAAGCGCTGGGAAAATCGCTTTGGATCTTCTACGATGACAACGGAGACGAGGAATATCTCACGGAATCGTATCAGTGGTTATCGCGCGCCGAAGATCTAGGAGAAACGCAGCGCTACAGATTTATCGATCCCCGAAAACGACGTGAAGCCACCGAGAAGCTACACGACGTGCATCTGACCCTTATCGACATCAGCTATGAACTCTGGGCTCGAAATCCCGATCAGACCAGGTTCCTAGCCGGATTGATTCATCGTAGCGAAAGAGGTCGGGCGAGAGCATTAGTTGACTCGCTGCATGGAGCGATGCAGCCTCGAAATACTCCCGACCATATCATTGAACAGCTGAAGCGAGCGCGAGCCGACGCCGAGGCGTGGGCGCAGCTTCTCCACGAAACTGAAGCGAGAAACGGCCGTCACCCGCTACTGCCCACCATCCATGGCTTCAGTCAGCGCAAGCATCAGGAAATCAAGAGCCAACGCCACGAAGATTACGAGGCTGTTGGCTTGGCGATCGACAGTAATCTGCCAGGAATGCGGGCCGCGTTTCGCGCCGCCTCCGATGCTTATCGTCACGTCGTAGATACGATTCGCCTTGAATACGATTCTTCGTTCGACCCAGATGCGACGCACTTGAGTTCCGATTTTGCCGGTACTCAACAGTCTTTGAGTGACGATGCGGCCCTGATTCACCTGACTGTCACGTCATTCGCGACCTACGTCGTGCTCGTGACAGGCGACCGTATCCTGGCTGTCAGATCAACTGGTCTTAACCGGGAGGCATTGCGTCAGCTTTCGGCTCGCTTGAACTTCGACTTGGAAGCGAACAGTCAGCCCGACAAAATCGCCGAATGGGGAACATACTTGGACGAGTTTCTCTCGTTGATAGGCGGGAAGTTGCTGTCGCCGGTTCTTGGCGAGCTTCCCGAGAGTATTCGCTCTCTGGTTATCATTCCGCATCGAGAACTGCATTTCGCACCTTTCGCCGCCGTTCCTTACAATAACGGCGAACGGTTGTGTGATCGCTTCGCTTTGCAAACCGCACCCAGTTTGGCGGTCCACCTGGCGAGTATGAAAAATGGCAAGACCACGATCAGCCAAGTGCTGCGAGCGGATATTCCGCAAGATGAATGGGACGAGGAACTCCTTTTCCAACCGGTCGAATTGCGGAGGCTTGAATCCTACTTCCGAGAAAGGGTAAACGCTGTTGACGTCAAGGGAGGCGTTGAGTCGCTGTCGCGAGAGTCGATTGAACATGACATCTGGTACTATTGCGGTCATTCAAAATTTAATTCAAATGATCCCTTGGCGTCGCGACTCGGTGGAAAGAATGCAATGGTTAATCTGCGGGACATTTTTGTTCGCCTTGACCTGTCCGACACCCAACTCGCGGTACTTAGCTCGTGTGAAAGCGGGCTCGCCAACTCCGACGAGCTGGATGAACACGTCGGTTTTGCGTCGGCCTTCCTGGCGTCCGGTTGCTCGTCGGTGGTCAGCAGCTTGTGGAATGTCAACGATCTGGCAACGATGCTTCTCATGGATCGGTTCTGGAGGCATTTCACGCGAGGAGCTACAATGGCTTCTGCTTTACGGAATGCCCAACGCTGGGTGCGAGGCGTTGCCGATGACGATGGCGAGGCTTTGACGAGCGTAGCAGCACTCTTGGATCTCCTGGCTTCCGAGGAATTTTCACCGTCATTTGACAGTGAAGAGCACCGCGAAGACTGCCTCGATGAAGCTAGGCTTTGGGAAAACCAATCGGGACCACCTTTTGCTGCGACGAAGCATTGGGCCGCGTTCACAGTCGCCGGAGACGGCGGATTATGCAGGTTGAATACTGAATGAACAATTCCAAGTCGGACGACGAACCTCTATCCGATTTTCCAGTTCCCGTATTCACGCAAGATCAGCTGAGCCGGTTTCCGCCGGGTCCGATCCGCCAACTGCTGGAGTCCTGGTCGCCGGAGATCGAAGCGTCCGTGCTCGATCATGCGGCGGCGGCAAAATTCTTCAAGGAGCTAGACGCTCTTATCGCTAAGTTGCGTTTTGAAGAGAGCCTCGATCGAGCGACGCAACTGAAGGAGTCGATTAACAAACTCCGCCGGATTTTGCGACAGACCGTGGGTCTCCATGAATCGCTGAGTGCGACCTTAAGCCAGAGCGAACGCCGCCAAGGGGCCGACGTTGATGTTGACGGCTCTCGCGAAATCCTAATCGCGTTTGCAAACAGGTTGCTGTATGCGCGAGAAGTTGACAAGCATCGAAAACGCAGGCACGGTAAGGAGTACGAGGGATCCGAAAAAACGGTGCAAGATGATGACGACAAGAATCAAAAGCAGGACTCACTGCGGAGCATTTTCCAGCAGACGACGTCGGCCGACTACGCGGACCTGACGGCAGCAACGCTGAATCAAATAAAGCAACAGATCGACGAAGCCGAGCTAATTCAGGCACGGCGATTGATCGGCCTGGCTGACAATGAAGCGATTTCGGTCGAAGCAGTGAATCGCTTTTTGCAAGGCAACGCCGGTCAGGATCTGAGCGCCGAAAATAAGGACCGTCTTTCGCGGCTGATATCGCATCTGAGAGCCTCTGGGATTCGCCTTCAAATGGTCGTCCAAGGCGAATGGCGAGATTGCTCCATTACGAGCATGTTTCGCAGAGATCGCGGAACTCATCTCCTCAAAATTCGGGAAGCAGGGGGCGAGCGGACGGAACTCTGGCGGCGCCCGACGCTTCCCGAAGGCCTTCGAATTAAATAACGGCAATTCCGGTCGCACGGAAGAAAATGCCAAAAATCTTTTGCCAACGCTTGACGGGGCTCCGGGTCTCCATTACATTGCGGGCATGGAATTGATCGGGCTTTTTATTAAGTCCGGTTTTTTGCCCCTCGATGGGGCACCTGTACCCATCGGATTCATCTTCGCAGTTTTTTCGTTTCCCTGTTTTCCGCTTTCTGAAAAGGACTGTTTCCATGCTCAGTTTACTTGCCGTAGCCGCTTCGCCCGAAGGCGGCCAAAGGGTTGTGGGCTTCTTGATCATTTGTGCGGTGATTTGGTTCATTGCTTGGATCTTCCGTCCGCGTGATTGGCAAATTAATCACCGGAGCCAAACCACGGCGACGCGCATCTAAGCATGCCGGCGTCATTCAGGCGGTCGGCAATGAAACGACCGCCCCCATCATCGTTAGTCAGCGGGGACTGGCTGCGCAGTCAGTCCCCGCATTTCGAAGGAACTATTAATGATTGCCACACATTTGCGAAACGATCCTTGGATTGATGTGGGCGTGGTGATTGCCCTGCCTGCCTTGCTGATCCTGTGGGGTGTAATTGGCTGGCTCTCGCCCATCATTGGCCTGCTGGCCCTCTACGGATGCTTCTGTCTGCGTCGATCGTCTCCTCGCCCTCAATTTGTACTGCGTACACCGGGGGTATATCGATGAACGATCTGTATCACGAAATGTTATCGAATGCTCCGCTGACGCGGATCATGCAACAAGCCGTCGAGACGAACAAATTCGCCCTGAAAACGGCCGCCCAGGCGCTCACGGATGAGGATATTACCCGCCTTGGCGTGCTGACGTCCCAGAAACTGCGAGTCGGCGGCGTGGAGTCGATTTTGGCCTCAGGATGTTTGCTTTCGCTGTTCCGCACGGCGACCGACGCGGATGATCGTCGCGAACTGTTTGAGAACTTGCTGAAGGATTTGGATATGTCGCAGACGCAAGCCTATCGCTGCGAATCGACGTGGAACTGTTTTGGGCTCGCGCTGGTGCGGGAGCCCCAGCTGGCCAAGTACTTCGTCGCCGAGTCCCTCAAAATACTGTCCGCCGACAGTGTACCGACGTCAGTTCGCGAGTCGGCCCTGCAACGCACCCGAAAAGGCGAAAAAATCACGATTAAATCCGCCAAGGCTCTGTTGGGACGCGGGGCGCGAGTGCGTGCTGGCCAAGCCAAGGCGAACTCAGCGAAGGCCACGCGGCGAATGTCCGACGGCAGCGGAGCAGGCGGATGTCTCTGGTCGTATGTGGGGGAAGCGATTCGCCTTACAGTCGAGCCCAGGCAGGCCGATGCGCAGGCCGACAAGGCGGCCATTATTCGCGACCTCGAAGCGGCCATTAATCAACTTCGCGCCGTCGATTCGGGCGATCCGAACATCGCCTAAAAGGAGCTGACTAATGGAATTCGGTGGATTTCAAGAAGCGTTTTCTCGTGAGTCCGGCGGCGTACCGTCAACGCCTGCGGCGACCCCGCTCCGGCGGCGCAAGACCGTCTTCCAAAAACTGATGTTCTGGGGAGCTAACGCCATCGTTGTTCCTTTGGTGGGGGCTTGTTGCCTCTGCGTCGGTGGAGAGGGCTTACGACGTTTGATGCCAATTTTCCAGATGCGACTGTACAAACTTCCACTGCCGGGAATTGGCCTGTTGCGGGGATACGACGGCTGGAATCGTTTGGATCTCAGTCTGCTGTTCGCCTTCGCACTATTTGTCGCGGTCACTTTTTTATGGATTCGGCTGTTTCGCGGGTTGCTTGGCGGAAAATTCGCCGCGCAACGCTCTTCAAACCCGATTCTCTTCTACCTCGTAGCGACGATCGCTGGCTTGATACTCGTCGGCGACGGCGTGCTGTTCTACTTCGGGCTGGCAAGCCAAGCGAATGAGAGTTGGACGGTAACGCCGTCCTATATCCCGGCTGGCGCGACGGCAGTCTATATGGCGGCTCTAGCCCTGCTTGGCATGTGGCATGCCGACTACGCCCATTCTGAA is part of the Lignipirellula cremea genome and encodes:
- a CDS encoding N-6 DNA methylase — translated: MNSGIVGRMPREFFQYPETWQLFELLEVAARRSAVSRAVVFEDFLEMSICALSGGRMEEQYLQVVAKHTAGKKGERGVDSLAALFAAAVNQMESDPADELKDVLGDLFQGAITYGEDGQYYTPSPIARMMAKLSLGDFERPTDRTPTVCDPASGSGRMLLAVAEESRQFEFVGQDIDLRCVKMTALNLGLRNLYGYAVHANSLSLQTHRAYRTGFDGRGFIKEIPLEACPAPVRQAIAKPTPTPSAKPDGDPKDGVPRTQLELF
- a CDS encoding DUF3991 and TOPRIM domain-containing protein translates to MGISGRSDELNGFKTQINLCEFAADRGFVLDRRHSSRSSAVMRHPSGDKIIVARAANRHWIYFNVHDDRDQGTIIDFLQYRDRLTLGGVRKALRSWTGGSSTANIPTQPLFEDLVPSEHDAGRVLATWMRAQPIPGAHAYLEQRHISRQVLADPIFADRIRIDGRRNALFPHWNSDAEICGFEVKNAGFTGFAPGGVKGLWASRPRPNDCELYICETAIDALSAAQLFGTERKRFLSTAGQVSPYQSELLRSAATKMPPGSTILLATDNDPAGRKLAYAIQTSLAAADLPDKQIVTRLPEGEGADWNDVLRQRLENHPAVPPALE
- a CDS encoding recombinase family protein, giving the protein MDPLRENEIACYCRVSSRQQKNASQRAEIERWLGGRGVDPHSVRWFEDVETGKTLQRPAFEKLQAAIGHGKVKTVVVWKLDRVSRRLKDGVNLLADWCEAGIRVVSVTEQIDLSGPVGRMIASVMFGLAEIELEFRRERQAAGIRLAKKRGVYRGRRRGTTKAKPERVQELRERGLSIAEVARAVGVSERTAYRYLAASTRQCEKS
- a CDS encoding replication initiator protein A; protein product: MMPTDNHARSPLLPERHPTLDFFVCDVFDAAPKGDMASMEHPIFSLSTKPDHRVRRYEHNDNFIEVKPSSDGLATVHDRDVLIYCISQLVAALNRHEHVSQVVRFRAHDLLKATNRMTNGQGYEALKAAFERLSGTRISTNIVTGGREEFETFGLIERARIVRETRDGRMQEIEIKLSDWVFGAIQSQEVLTLHRDYFRLRRPIERRLYELARKHCGRQPEWRISLELLRKKCGSGSTLKEFKRLVGKVVQDDARNHHMPDYRVRLEERRTNAEDIVVFESRGTIPTKSTSECRLPPPLAPDTYHTARVVAPGWDVHELERQWRSWAEASGAEPPRDVNAAFIGFCRKWTGRHSLSPRRR
- a CDS encoding CHAT domain-containing protein — protein: MWGFVRKIVSNWRIQGEVSAANMAADDFRLKGDFENARRELERALEIARQLPEDRAKTALFSHLLGRLAPILDDLCLWTAARETGFAALEHTRKLAEEDPKYYLPQLASQLSNLGNTLDDLEDWPEAFSAYEEAISYRRKLAEEYGEVYRPKLTLTLTAYGNALRRSGSPEEARQILEEALSFAPQEDECSLDWLELRQGAMVRLAHAFSDLGELEASRDLYQEAIRMLEKLGRKSDLAHALQSLGAVNHKLGRLEESLSDIERSIEITIEIEVMSPASHLADLASAHNNQGNILAELRRNDEAQASFLVAIDIRRNLSIVAPRQRLALARSLNNFGSFLRTSGQSNRAIPVLEEAKAILEEENGEEIDECSEVFARTLHNLGAANLDQSRYENGIAFLTRAVTIRRRLCEQVSDRLAPLLARSIECRAIGFSYVGDFEASSSDFRIALEIQRQEANSKRPPAVADLAVSLSNYSYTLHHLGKVSESILVLEEACMLQRDLAKEYPDAFLPSLAATLGNLAAELVEANDHVRGVQIFHEEIDILQQLIDNGTKDLESALAAAQGELGKVLMSTEKGLDLMRKAAESLQRLSESDPDSQLERRRSLFEALGKSLWIFYDDNGDEEYLTESYQWLSRAEDLGETQRYRFIDPRKRREATEKLHDVHLTLIDISYELWARNPDQTRFLAGLIHRSERGRARALVDSLHGAMQPRNTPDHIIEQLKRARADAEAWAQLLHETEARNGRHPLLPTIHGFSQRKHQEIKSQRHEDYEAVGLAIDSNLPGMRAAFRAASDAYRHVVDTIRLEYDSSFDPDATHLSSDFAGTQQSLSDDAALIHLTVTSFATYVVLVTGDRILAVRSTGLNREALRQLSARLNFDLEANSQPDKIAEWGTYLDEFLSLIGGKLLSPVLGELPESIRSLVIIPHRELHFAPFAAVPYNNGERLCDRFALQTAPSLAVHLASMKNGKTTISQVLRADIPQDEWDEELLFQPVELRRLESYFRERVNAVDVKGGVESLSRESIEHDIWYYCGHSKFNSNDPLASRLGGKNAMVNLRDIFVRLDLSDTQLAVLSSCESGLANSDELDEHVGFASAFLASGCSSVVSSLWNVNDLATMLLMDRFWRHFTRGATMASALRNAQRWVRGVADDDGEALTSVAALLDLLASEEFSPSFDSEEHREDCLDEARLWENQSGPPFAATKHWAAFTVAGDGGLCRLNTE